TAGGTGCTGGTGGCCAGGGTGGCGCTGTTGGCGGCACGCGGGTCGAGGATGGTCTGCAGGATGATCGGGTCGGCTCGGGTCATGTAGGTGGAGGTCAGGTCGTAATTGCCCGAACTGTTGCCGGCCACCCACTCGGCGCGGGTCAGCACGTTGAGTTTCAAGTCGATGCCGACCTTGCGCAGCTGGTCCTGGATCAGCACATCGCCAGCGCTTTCGGCAGGCGTGAGGTTGTAGCGCAGGGTCAGGCGCTGGCCGTTCTTGTAGCGGTAGCCGTCGGCTGCCTTGTTCCAGCCCGCGGCATCGAGCAGACGCTCGGCGCCCTGTGGGTCGTAGGCGAGCTTGGCGCTCTGCTCCTTGAAGTACGGCGTGGTCACGTCGTACACGCCGCGCACCACCGGAAATGCGGCGTTGTAAACGGTGTGTGCGTAGCTGCTGCGGTCGATGGCTTTCTGCAGCGCCAGGCGCAGTTGCCGGTCGCCGAGCAGACGACCGTTGCGGGTGTTGGGGTAGAGGTTGAGCGCCGGACCGGGCAGGGAGCGGCTCTGGATGGTCGCGCCCTTGGACTGGAACAGCGTGGCGTCGACCTCCGAGAAGGGGTTGCGTGGCCAGAGGATGTCGGCCTTGCCCTGCAGGAACAGGCCATTGCGCACGCTTTCCTCGGGAATGTAGCGGATCTCGACGCTGTCCAGGTGGGCGGCCCCCTGGTTGCGCACGTTGGCCGAGGCCCAGGCGTAGTCGGCTCGCTTCACCAGCCGGGCGCCGACCTCCGGGGTGTAGTGCTCCAGCACGAAGGGGCCGGTGCCGATGATCTTGCCCAGCGAGCGTTCCTGGGCCGTGAGCTGGTAGGAGGCCGGGGCGAGGATCGCCAGGTTGGTGGTGGACGTGGCCTGCAGGAAACCGGCATTGGGGCGTGACAGCACCAGGCGGACGGTGAAGGTGTCGAGCACCTCGGCGTGGTCGTAGCCGGCCAGGTAGGTGGCGCCGAAGGTCGCGGGCAACTGCGTGGCAAAGGCCTTGTTGCTGTCGAAGGCGGTCTTCACCGCCTGGGCGTCGAAACGCTCGCCGTTGCTGAAGGTAACGTCCTGGCGCAGGTGGAAGGTGTAGCTCAGCGCATCGGGGCTGACCTCCCAGCGCTCGGCCAACCAGGGAATGATGCGGCCCGTTTCCGGGTCCTGGTCAGTGAGCGACTCGGCGACGTTGCGCAGCAGCACGCGATGCTCCAGCCAATACACCTGGAACGGGTCGACGCTGACCAGGGTGGTGTTGTCGCCCCAGAAGGCGATGTTCAGGGTCTTGCTGGCCGTGCTGTCGGCCGTGGGCGAGCAACCGCCCAAGGCCAGGCCGAGGGCGCAGGCGGCGAACAGCTGCCTGACGAGACGCAGTGGGGGCATGGAATCTTTCCTCATGGGCGCAGGGTGCCGGGGGGCACCCCCCAGCAGGCATTGGGTGCGATGGATCAGTGCTGGTAGTCACGGCCTTCGCGATCGAGCTGGCGGATCAACGCGTCCCAGTGGCGCTGGATGCCTTCGCCCAGACCGTCGGAAAAGCGCTTGGACTGTTCGTGAACCTTGGCGATGGCCGCTGGCGCGGCGTGCAGCAACTGGTCGTTGCCGCCGGCCTGGGCAGCCACCTGGATGTTGCAGGCGCGTTCCAGACCGTGCAGTTCCCGGAACGCATGCTCGACACTGACGCCGCCGGTGAGCAGCCCGTGGTTGCGCAAGATGAGAATGTTGCTGTCCCCCAGGTTGGCCACCAGCCGCTGCTGTTCATCCAGATCGAGGGCCACGCCTTCGTAGTCGTGGTAGGCCACACGGCTGTAGTAGGCCAGCGCATGCTGGGAGATTGGCAGCAGACCGTCGCGCTGCGCCGATACCGCCGCACCGTCACGCGTATGGGTGTGCAGCACCGCCTTGAGATCCGGACGGGCGCGGTGGATGGCACTGTGGATCACATAGCCGGCCTGGTTGATGCCCAGCCCCAGCGGGTCGTCGATGAGGGTGCCGTCGACGTCGACCTTGACCAGGTTCGACGCGGTGATTTCGTCGAACAACAGGCCGAAGGCGTTGATCAGAAAGTGCTCGTCTGGGCCGGGCACCCGTGCAGAGAAGTGCGTGTAGATGTGGTCGGTCCAGCGCAACAGCGCGGCCAGGCGGTAGGCGGCGGCGAGCTTGACGCGCACCTCCCATTCCTCGGCGCTGACGCGGTTGCGTACGTCGAGGGTGCCGATGTCGATGGCGGTCAGTGAACTCATGTCGGGTCTCCGGTGGTCGGGTCAGTAGCCGCGTCGGGTGTCGACCAGGTTGGCCAGGGGCGCCTGTTCGCGGTAGCGGTGGAAGTTGTCGATGAAGGCTTCGAGGAAGGCCGGGTAGCCGTCGGTGGAAATGGCCGAGGTATGCGGTGACAGGAACACGCGCGGGTGATGGTAGAGCGGATGGCCGTCGGGCAGGGGTTCCGGCTCGCTGACGTCGAGGCTGGCGCGGCCGATGCGCCCGCTGTCCAGCGCTTCGAGCAACGCCTGCTGGTCGAGCAGGCCGCCACGGGCGATGTTGATCAGGTGCAACCCGGGACGCGCATGGCTCAGCACCTGGCGATCGATCAGGCCACGGGTAGCCGGTGTCAACGGCGCCGCCAGCACCAGGTGGTCGCTACCCGCGAACAGCTGCTGCAGGGTTTCGGCGCGCGTCACCCCAGGTTGCTCGGCGATGGCCTGGCCGGGACGGCTCAGGGCCAGAACCTGCATGCCCAGAGCCACCGCCTTGTGCGCCAGGCTCTGGCCGATGCTGCCGAAACCGAGAATCCCCAGGGTGCGGCCGCGCACGGGTGACAGGGGGCTTAGCTGCCAGGCGGCGTCCTTGACCCACAGCCCGGGCA
The Pseudomonas sp. DTU_2021_1001937_2_SI_NGA_ILE_001 DNA segment above includes these coding regions:
- a CDS encoding D-isomer specific 2-hydroxyacid dehydrogenase family protein, yielding MSASLIASQLDAAANQWLRERLVDHQVLDLPLGQPNLDVPADVLILRPLNVRGQRVDEVPVGWPWGLRWVQLVSSGIDFYPDWVFHGPPVTSGRGANAEQVAEFALALIFAAAKQLPGLWVKDAAWQLSPLSPVRGRTLGILGFGSIGQSLAHKAVALGMQVLALSRPGQAIAEQPGVTRAETLQQLFAGSDHLVLAAPLTPATRGLIDRQVLSHARPGLHLINIARGGLLDQQALLEALDSGRIGRASLDVSEPEPLPDGHPLYHHPRVFLSPHTSAISTDGYPAFLEAFIDNFHRYREQAPLANLVDTRRGY
- a CDS encoding ABC transporter substrate-binding protein, whose translation is MPPLRLVRQLFAACALGLALGGCSPTADSTASKTLNIAFWGDNTTLVSVDPFQVYWLEHRVLLRNVAESLTDQDPETGRIIPWLAERWEVSPDALSYTFHLRQDVTFSNGERFDAQAVKTAFDSNKAFATQLPATFGATYLAGYDHAEVLDTFTVRLVLSRPNAGFLQATSTTNLAILAPASYQLTAQERSLGKIIGTGPFVLEHYTPEVGARLVKRADYAWASANVRNQGAAHLDSVEIRYIPEESVRNGLFLQGKADILWPRNPFSEVDATLFQSKGATIQSRSLPGPALNLYPNTRNGRLLGDRQLRLALQKAIDRSSYAHTVYNAAFPVVRGVYDVTTPYFKEQSAKLAYDPQGAERLLDAAGWNKAADGYRYKNGQRLTLRYNLTPAESAGDVLIQDQLRKVGIDLKLNVLTRAEWVAGNSSGNYDLTSTYMTRADPIILQTILDPRAANSATLATSTYEPATLVRAQALFDQGITATADAQRADAYGQLQDLLVDEASAFPIYERVWQAATAPRVKNFHWTAEGFAFLSDIQVGQP
- a CDS encoding class II aldolase/adducin family protein; its protein translation is MSSLTAIDIGTLDVRNRVSAEEWEVRVKLAAAYRLAALLRWTDHIYTHFSARVPGPDEHFLINAFGLLFDEITASNLVKVDVDGTLIDDPLGLGINQAGYVIHSAIHRARPDLKAVLHTHTRDGAAVSAQRDGLLPISQHALAYYSRVAYHDYEGVALDLDEQQRLVANLGDSNILILRNHGLLTGGVSVEHAFRELHGLERACNIQVAAQAGGNDQLLHAAPAAIAKVHEQSKRFSDGLGEGIQRHWDALIRQLDREGRDYQH